The Streptococcus equi subsp. equi nucleotide sequence TCCATTAATTCAAAGCTTGACAGAGGGTCAACTTCGTACTGATATTCCTAGCTTCCGTCCTGGTGACACTGTTCGTGTGCACGCAAAGGTTGTCGAAGGATCTCGTGAACGTATCCAGATCTTTGAGGGAGTAGTCATTTCACGTAAAAGTCAAGGTATCTCAGAGATGTATACTGTTCGTAAGATTTCTAGTGGTATCGGTGTAGAGCGTACCTTCCCAATTCACACACCACGTGTTGAAAAGATTGAGGTTGTGCGTCATGGTAAGGT carries:
- the rplS gene encoding 50S ribosomal protein L19; translated protein: MNPLIQSLTEGQLRTDIPSFRPGDTVRVHAKVVEGSRERIQIFEGVVISRKSQGISEMYTVRKISSGIGVERTFPIHTPRVEKIEVVRHGKVRRAKLYYLRALQGKAARIKEIRR